The following are encoded together in the Parcubacteria group bacterium genome:
- the rpsS gene encoding 30S ribosomal protein S19, whose product MSRSLKKGPFIDERLIKKIKDKKPGDRNVIKTWSRACTISPEMIGFTFGVHNGKEFISVYATEEMVGHRLGEFSPTRKFTRHGGKMQKELETAAKQKELDAAKAAKLADTSNKK is encoded by the coding sequence ATGTCAAGAAGTCTCAAAAAAGGTCCATTTATAGACGAAAGACTCATCAAGAAAATAAAAGACAAAAAACCTGGAGATAGAAACGTTATTAAAACCTGGTCTAGAGCCTGCACGATTTCTCCAGAAATGATTGGATTTACTTTCGGAGTGCATAATGGCAAGGAATTTATTTCGGTTTATGCTACCGAAGAAATGGTAGGGCATAGATTGGGAGAATTTTCTCCAACCAGGAAATTCACAAGACATGGAGGAAAGATGCAGAAAGAATTGGAAACTGCCGCGAAACAGAAAGAATTAGATGCGGCTAAAGCTGCCAAATTAGCAGATACTAGCAATAAAAAATAG
- the rplV gene encoding 50S ribosomal protein L22 codes for MKVIAKLNNLRVSPRKARLVTDSIKGIDVNDAIINLGNLIKRSSTPIEKLLKSAIANAENNFGLDKNNLYIYDIRVGEGPTLKRWLPRAYGRATGLLKKSSKINLVLEERIEGKNRKTKEQMDKEKKKREEQRKKAEKEMIEERETEAKKTTVAPTAGKIIEEKKSAEGKGWAKKIFRRKSA; via the coding sequence ATGAAAGTTATAGCTAAGCTCAACAATTTAAGAGTATCTCCAAGAAAGGCAAGACTTGTGACGGATTCTATAAAAGGGATTGATGTTAATGATGCCATTATAAATCTTGGAAATTTGATAAAAAGATCGAGTACCCCGATAGAAAAACTTTTGAAGAGCGCTATTGCTAATGCAGAAAATAATTTTGGATTAGACAAGAATAATTTATACATATATGATATTCGGGTAGGCGAAGGTCCGACTTTAAAGAGATGGCTTCCGAGAGCCTATGGAAGAGCGACGGGACTTCTCAAAAAATCATCAAAAATAAACTTGGTTCTGGAAGAAAGAATTGAAGGGAAAAACAGAAAAACAAAAGAACAAATGGACAAAGAAAAGAAAAAAAGAGAGGAACAGAGGAAAAAAGCAGAAAAAGAAATGATAGAAGAAAGGGAAACTGAAGCTAAAAAAACAACCGTAGCTCCTACAGCCGGAAAGATAATAGAAGAAAAGAAAAGCGCAGAAGGAAAGGGATGGGCAAAAAAAATATTTAGAAGAAAATCAGCATAA
- the rplB gene encoding 50S ribosomal protein L2 produces the protein MAIKKYRRNHAGRRNMSVVKPDDLTDKKPEKSLMAILSRKYGRARGKISVRHKGGGHKRRYRLVDFKMDKFDISGKIVAIEKDPNRSALIALVVYKDGEKRYVLASEGMQKDKEIISGENVPIKKGNRTKLKNIPVGTVISNIEILEKKGGQIARSAGSGATIMATDEKMAQIKLSSGEIRLVNKECYATIGQVSNFEHSSINLGKAGKSRWLGRRPAVRGSAMNPVDHPHGGGEGRQGIGLKHPKTPWGKPALGKKTRKKFKYSDRFILKRRVKR, from the coding sequence ATGGCAATCAAAAAATACAGAAGAAATCATGCAGGAAGAAGAAATATGTCGGTAGTGAAACCGGATGATTTGACCGATAAAAAACCGGAAAAATCTTTAATGGCAATACTATCAAGAAAATATGGAAGAGCTAGAGGAAAGATTTCAGTAAGGCATAAAGGCGGAGGACACAAAAGAAGATATCGCTTGGTTGATTTTAAAATGGATAAGTTTGATATTTCCGGAAAAATCGTAGCCATCGAAAAAGATCCGAATAGGAGCGCTCTGATTGCTTTGGTTGTCTATAAAGACGGGGAAAAAAGATATGTTTTGGCATCTGAAGGAATGCAGAAAGACAAAGAAATAATTTCAGGAGAAAATGTTCCAATTAAGAAAGGAAACAGGACAAAATTAAAAAATATTCCAGTCGGAACTGTCATTTCAAATATAGAAATTCTGGAGAAAAAAGGAGGGCAAATTGCCAGAAGCGCAGGAAGCGGAGCAACTATTATGGCAACAGATGAAAAAATGGCTCAGATAAAACTTTCATCAGGAGAAATACGGTTAGTAAATAAAGAATGTTATGCTACAATAGGTCAAGTGAGCAATTTTGAACATAGTTCAATTAATTTGGGAAAAGCAGGAAAAAGCAGATGGTTGGGAAGACGGCCGGCAGTTAGAGGATCAGCGATGAATCCAGTGGATCATCCTCACGGAGGAGGAGAAGGAAGACAAGGGATCGGACTTAAACATCCAAAAACTCCTTGGGGCAAGCCTGCACTCGGAAAGAAAACAAGAAAGAAGTTTAAATATAGCGATAGATTCATATTAAAGAGAAGAGTTAAAAGATAA
- the rpsC gene encoding 30S ribosomal protein S3, with the protein MGHKVNPKGLRIGITTNWRSRWFGGKEYSKNLREDIQIRRFVMKRWKSAAIADVEIERSAGTLKLIIQTSRPGVLIGRGGTGIEDISKLVKKEFFAGKKIDLKIEAQEIKQFEENASLVSQQIAEQLEKRMPFRRILKSSIEQVMKSKNVKGVKLEISGRLGGADMSRREWLSKGSIPLHTLRADVDFARATANTTYGTTGVKVWIYKGKVFNK; encoded by the coding sequence ATGGGACATAAAGTTAATCCAAAAGGACTGCGAATAGGAATTACAACGAACTGGAGATCCAGGTGGTTTGGCGGCAAAGAATATTCTAAAAATTTGAGAGAGGATATTCAAATTAGAAGATTTGTAATGAAACGCTGGAAAAGCGCAGCTATTGCTGATGTCGAAATCGAAAGATCGGCTGGAACTTTAAAATTGATAATTCAAACCTCTCGTCCTGGAGTTTTAATCGGAAGAGGCGGAACCGGAATTGAGGACATCAGCAAGCTGGTAAAAAAAGAATTTTTTGCCGGAAAGAAAATAGATTTAAAAATAGAAGCTCAAGAAATAAAACAATTCGAAGAAAATGCATCGCTGGTTTCCCAACAAATCGCAGAACAGCTTGAAAAAAGAATGCCCTTCAGAAGAATACTCAAATCATCCATCGAACAGGTTATGAAATCAAAGAATGTCAAGGGAGTAAAATTGGAAATTTCAGGACGGCTTGGCGGAGCGGATATGTCGAGAAGAGAATGGCTTTCAAAAGGATCGATTCCCCTCCATACTCTCAGAGCCGATGTCGATTTTGCAAGAGCTACCGCTAACACAACCTATGGAACCACAGGAGTAAAAGTTTGGATATACAAAGGAAAAGTATTTAATAAATAA
- the rplW gene encoding 50S ribosomal protein L23 encodes MAIVETKKELSLNASHSDAGGDKKKKKVAAEKAKTSFAGKADFASRFLLEPWITEKSHQEMAQNKYVFRVSKDSNKISIKKSVEDLYKVTVFDVNVINIHPKKRIYGRTKGFKSGFKKAIVKLKAGDKIELFEGV; translated from the coding sequence ATGGCAATCGTAGAAACTAAAAAAGAACTTTCCCTCAATGCTTCGCATAGCGATGCAGGCGGGGACAAGAAGAAAAAGAAGGTTGCAGCTGAAAAAGCTAAAACTTCATTTGCCGGCAAGGCTGATTTTGCTTCCAGATTTTTGCTTGAGCCCTGGATTACCGAAAAGTCGCATCAAGAAATGGCTCAGAATAAGTATGTTTTTAGGGTCAGCAAAGATTCAAATAAAATTAGCATAAAAAAATCAGTAGAGGATTTATATAAAGTTACTGTTTTTGATGTGAATGTTATAAACATCCATCCCAAAAAAAGAATTTATGGAAGAACTAAAGGTTTCAAATCCGGATTCAAGAAAGCGATAGTAAAACTGAAAGCAGGGGATAAAATCGAATTATTCGAGGGAGTATAA